The following proteins are co-located in the Methanobrevibacter sp. genome:
- a CDS encoding ATP-binding protein produces the protein MIIQRQDYIEKIKPFINKHIIKVLIGTRRSGKSTMLKQIIDLLLNDGIPQENIVWINFELSDYFEITDIEKLEEYISCQIENVVGKIYLFFDEIQVVPQWEKLINSYFAKENFDIYITGSNSKLLSGEFATYLSGRYVELNIYPFSFREYIEYNGITDDFRSHFYKYLEDGGMPSTYDYGGDGKKLIIMDLYNSIVLKDIIQRNNIKNVDLLDRIMRFVMYNISQSFSANKVYKRLKQNMVNLSVNTIYNYLKFFENACLIYQVKREDLQGKKILKYDEKYYLCDLGFRQAIIGNNQRDITRVIENIVYMELLRRGYEITIGKVGDLEVDFVCKKQNKPIYIQVSYLLTNEETIEREFRPLKNILDNYPKYVVTMDDVDMSHDGIEHLNLVDFLLGDEI, from the coding sequence ATGATTATTCAAAGACAGGATTATATTGAAAAGATCAAGCCATTTATTAATAAGCATATTATTAAAGTTTTAATTGGAACCAGGCGTTCCGGAAAATCAACAATGCTAAAACAAATAATTGATTTATTATTAAATGATGGAATTCCTCAAGAAAATATTGTATGGATAAACTTTGAATTAAGTGATTATTTTGAAATAACTGATATTGAAAAGCTTGAGGAGTATATTTCTTGCCAAATTGAAAATGTGGTTGGTAAAATTTATCTTTTCTTTGATGAAATACAGGTTGTTCCTCAATGGGAGAAATTGATTAATTCCTATTTTGCGAAAGAAAATTTTGACATATATATAACTGGATCAAATTCAAAATTGTTATCAGGTGAATTTGCAACTTATTTGTCTGGCAGGTATGTTGAATTAAATATTTATCCATTCTCTTTTCGAGAATATATTGAATATAATGGAATAACTGATGATTTCAGATCTCATTTTTATAAGTATCTGGAGGATGGGGGAATGCCTTCAACTTATGATTATGGGGGTGATGGCAAAAAATTGATTATAATGGATTTATATAATTCTATTGTTTTAAAAGATATTATTCAAAGGAATAATATTAAGAATGTTGATTTGTTGGATCGAATCATGAGATTTGTAATGTATAATATCAGTCAATCCTTTTCAGCTAATAAGGTCTATAAAAGATTAAAACAGAATATGGTGAATTTATCGGTTAATACTATCTATAACTATTTGAAATTCTTTGAAAATGCATGTCTGATTTATCAGGTAAAACGTGAAGATTTACAAGGTAAAAAAATACTTAAATATGATGAAAAATACTATTTATGTGATTTAGGATTTCGCCAGGCAATAATTGGAAATAATCAAAGGGACATTACTCGTGTAATTGAGAATATTGTTTACATGGAGCTTTTAAGAAGAGGTTATGAAATCACAATAGGTAAAGTGGGCGATTTAGAAGTTGATTTTGTATGTAAAAAACAAAATAAGCCAATTTATATTCAGGTATCTTATTTGTTGACTAATGAGGAAACAATTGAAAGGGAATTCAGACCATTAAAGAATATTTTAGATAATTATCCTAAGTATGTAGTTACTATGGATGATGTGGACATGTCTCATGATGGAATAGAACATTTAAATCTTGTTGATTTCTTGTTGGGTGATGAAATTTAA
- a CDS encoding sensor histidine kinase — translation MKDVKRSTSLSIYYKDAGGNYHWFEEAYRILERKPRLTDIDHNIFEEVTINTRENIKEELNNLKANEFIMWEFTIKTENNTVKHLRGTARKIYDNNNKYLRLSMSAQDITTEKDYTNHLIKTDREKTVLLQEIHHRVKNNLQLIMSFINLEKRFHKGEYEKILDITERRITSLALIHERIYKDENMNYMNIAKFLADLDKQLINHSSVKDIEFIRKLDDDLTFSINIVTPLSLIINELTVNTIKHAFDENIDHKTIYKSLNTFQKNHKIFCRFEYKDNRTGVENIEKILNSKGLGWQIINSLVNQMDGNYEITNKKGIGFILIFPIN, via the coding sequence GTGAAAGATGTAAAACGTTCAACATCCTTATCCATTTATTATAAAGATGCTGGGGGAAACTATCACTGGTTTGAAGAAGCATATAGGATTTTAGAACGCAAACCCCGCTTAACTGACATTGACCATAACATATTCGAGGAGGTGACTATAAATACAAGAGAAAATATCAAGGAGGAACTTAATAATTTAAAAGCTAATGAATTCATCATGTGGGAATTTACAATTAAAACTGAAAACAACACAGTCAAACATTTACGAGGCACAGCACGTAAAATCTATGACAATAACAATAAATACCTTCGTTTAAGTATGTCTGCACAAGATATTACAACAGAAAAAGATTACACCAACCATTTGATAAAAACTGACCGTGAAAAAACAGTTTTACTGCAAGAAATTCATCATCGCGTGAAAAATAATCTTCAACTTATCATGAGTTTCATTAATTTAGAAAAAAGATTCCATAAAGGAGAATATGAAAAAATTCTTGATATTACTGAAAGACGAATCACATCCCTTGCTTTAATCCATGAGCGAATTTATAAAGATGAAAATATGAATTATATGAATATTGCAAAGTTTTTAGCTGATTTAGACAAGCAATTAATCAATCATTCATCAGTTAAGGATATTGAATTTATTCGAAAACTTGATGATGACTTAACTTTCTCCATCAATATTGTAACCCCATTATCTTTAATTATCAATGAACTGACAGTAAACACAATCAAACATGCATTTGATGAAAATATAGATCATAAAACTATTTATAAATCTTTAAACACATTCCAGAAAAACCATAAAATATTTTGTCGTTTCGAATATAAAGACAATAGAACAGGAGTAGAAAACATTGAAAAAATTTTAAATAGCAAAGGATTGGGTTGGCAAATAATTAATTCCTTAGTAAACCAAATGGATGGAAACTATGAAATAACTAATAAAAAGGGCATTGGATTTATTTTAATATTTCCAATAAACTAG
- a CDS encoding type II secretion system F family protein → MTILTSLELSGIFFVSVLMTYIFVFYYPQIKQKRNYSDINQELPHALRHMGIELKSGKGLHDTLVTIKNANYGSISQEFNRVLEEIKFGSSTEESLLEMSERVKSEGLTRAIHQIISTLRVGGNLSNSLDIIAKDISFDMQIKLKEYSQKLNSFILIYTFIAILTPVIGLIMLMAGSTVMGDVVSSSLLFVIYGLFFPSIVIFMGAFIKKLEPKI, encoded by the coding sequence TTGACAATTTTAACAAGTTTAGAGCTTTCTGGAATATTTTTTGTATCTGTTTTAATGACATACATATTTGTATTTTATTATCCTCAAATCAAACAGAAGAGAAATTACTCAGATATAAATCAGGAACTGCCCCATGCATTAAGACACATGGGAATTGAATTGAAATCAGGAAAAGGGCTTCATGACACATTAGTTACAATCAAGAATGCAAATTACGGATCCATTTCACAAGAATTTAATAGAGTTTTGGAAGAAATCAAATTTGGAAGTTCAACTGAAGAATCCTTACTTGAAATGTCCGAAAGAGTCAAATCCGAAGGTCTAACAAGAGCAATACATCAAATCATCAGCACATTAAGAGTAGGAGGCAACCTGTCCAACAGTTTAGATATAATAGCCAAAGATATTTCTTTTGATATGCAAATCAAATTAAAAGAATATTCTCAAAAACTAAACTCATTCATTTTGATTTATACATTCATTGCCATTTTAACACCAGTAATTGGACTTATAATGCTGATGGCAGGGTCAACCGTTATGGGTGATGTGGTTTCATCAAGCCTACTGTTTGTAATCTATGGTTTGTTCTTCCCATCAATTGTAATTTTTATGGGAGCATTTATTAAAAAATTAGAGCCTAAGATTTAA
- a CDS encoding CpaF family protein yields MNNNDIIPQYEIINQNYTSEEKILLKEIRENLVDLAISTGETFQENDEKLLNNIKSFLFERIEETLENNDVSNEYLDNLSRKLLRDITGYGEIDPLIQDDDLEEIMIIGINKPVFVYHRKYGMMKTNITFKDEQELIDLIDGIARQINRRIDQESPILDGRLLDGSRINATIPPISADGPSLTIRKFRKDPFTIIDLINSKTISIELAAFFWLCFDGLGVKSANAIISGGTSSGKTTTLNALSAFINPSERIITIEDTLELQIPHEHVIRMETRPANVENKGELTMNDLVKNSLRQRPDRIIVGEVRAEEAITLFTALNTGHSGFGTLHSNDARETITRLTNKPMSVPEIMIQAIDFIIMQNRIYTSSGVSFRRISEVAEVVGMEDGVVQLNKIFQWNPETDTIENISISSRTLSQIANLSGNSINELYHEIEKRELVLRYMHENGIRSVEDVNFVLESYYKSPEEVLSKILSR; encoded by the coding sequence ATGAACAATAATGACATAATACCACAATACGAAATCATAAATCAAAATTACACATCTGAAGAAAAAATACTTCTTAAAGAAATTAGGGAAAACTTAGTTGATTTAGCTATATCAACTGGAGAAACATTTCAGGAAAATGATGAGAAGTTATTAAATAACATCAAGAGCTTTTTATTTGAAAGAATTGAAGAAACTTTAGAGAATAATGATGTCTCAAATGAATATTTAGATAACTTATCTCGAAAGCTACTCAGAGATATAACAGGATATGGAGAAATTGATCCATTAATTCAAGATGACGACCTTGAGGAAATCATGATAATTGGAATAAATAAACCAGTGTTTGTCTATCATCGCAAATATGGAATGATGAAAACAAACATAACATTTAAAGATGAACAAGAGTTAATTGACCTGATAGATGGAATTGCAAGACAAATAAACAGACGTATTGATCAGGAATCTCCGATTTTAGATGGTAGATTACTTGACGGATCCAGAATAAACGCCACAATACCCCCAATCTCAGCAGATGGCCCATCACTTACAATACGAAAATTTAGAAAAGACCCCTTTACGATTATTGATTTGATAAATTCAAAAACAATATCCATTGAACTTGCAGCATTCTTCTGGTTATGTTTTGACGGATTAGGAGTCAAATCTGCCAATGCAATCATATCTGGAGGAACAAGTTCAGGAAAAACCACAACACTCAATGCTCTTTCAGCCTTCATCAACCCATCCGAGAGAATAATCACCATTGAAGACACATTAGAACTGCAAATACCCCATGAACATGTAATTAGAATGGAAACCAGACCAGCAAATGTTGAAAACAAAGGAGAATTGACAATGAATGATCTGGTTAAGAATTCACTTAGGCAACGTCCAGACAGAATAATTGTTGGTGAAGTAAGAGCCGAAGAGGCAATAACATTATTTACCGCATTAAATACAGGACATTCAGGATTTGGAACATTACATTCAAATGATGCAAGAGAAACCATAACAAGATTAACAAATAAACCCATGTCCGTACCAGAAATAATGATTCAAGCAATTGATTTTATCATAATGCAAAACAGGATTTATACTTCATCAGGAGTATCATTTAGAAGAATCAGTGAAGTGGCAGAAGTGGTTGGAATGGAAGATGGAGTTGTTCAGTTAAACAAGATTTTCCAATGGAATCCTGAAACAGATACAATTGAAAATATCAGCATAAGCAGCAGAACACTATCTCAAATTGCAAATTTAAGTGGAAATTCCATTAACGAATTATATCATGAAATTGAAAAAAGAGAATTAGTTTTAAGATATATGCATGAAAATGGCATTAGATCCGTTGAAGATGTCAATTTTGTTTTAGAATCATATTATAAAAGTCCAGAAGAAGTTTTAAGTAAAATCCTAAGCAGGTGA
- a CDS encoding SAM-dependent methyltransferase — protein sequence MIDLDEQIKTLDYCENCRDIQIKKFNPLKELIDFDELDGEYMKCDCGKRPLDIVMSHILKIMIEGKIVPEKASLRRNSPVPLSSFYYSNLNHQFIGENELILLHPDFTSEVALRLFEDVPEVKCVLKGSPQSHIGQFDKDAQINHFEILVGDDEQINVMRTLIQDKIVLIKNQSKHHIEVAMTTEQKLLRLHNYLDNNGIEKGIAIDGMCGLGALGIYLLKYGFEKVIFNDINPEMIENLRKNLDLNGITDGFEIFNESFEDLDIEHVDLCVIDAFPGVDTSEIIKKAEKIADNVVII from the coding sequence ATGATTGATTTAGATGAGCAAATTAAGACATTGGACTACTGTGAAAACTGTAGGGATATTCAAATAAAAAAATTCAATCCTCTAAAAGAATTAATAGACTTCGATGAGCTTGATGGGGAATATATGAAATGTGACTGTGGAAAAAGACCATTGGACATTGTAATGAGCCATATCTTAAAAATAATGATTGAAGGAAAAATTGTTCCTGAAAAAGCATCTCTAAGACGTAATTCTCCGGTGCCATTGTCAAGTTTCTATTACAGTAATCTTAATCATCAATTCATTGGTGAAAATGAATTGATATTGCTTCATCCAGATTTTACTTCTGAAGTGGCTTTAAGATTATTCGAAGATGTTCCTGAAGTTAAATGTGTGCTAAAAGGAAGTCCTCAAAGTCATATTGGTCAATTTGACAAAGATGCTCAAATTAATCATTTTGAAATACTTGTTGGGGATGATGAACAGATTAATGTGATGAGAACATTGATTCAGGATAAAATTGTTTTAATTAAAAACCAATCTAAACACCATATTGAAGTGGCAATGACCACAGAACAGAAATTATTGAGATTGCATAATTACCTTGACAATAATGGAATCGAAAAAGGCATAGCTATTGATGGTATGTGTGGTCTTGGAGCTTTGGGAATCTATTTGCTTAAATATGGGTTTGAAAAAGTAATATTCAATGATATAAATCCTGAAATGATTGAAAACTTAAGAAAAAATTTGGACCTTAATGGTATAACTGATGGATTTGAAATATTCAATGAATCATTTGAAGATTTGGATATTGAACATGTGGATTTATGTGTAATTGATGCATTTCCTGGTGTAGATACATCAGAAATCATTAAAAAAGCAGAAAAAATAGCTGATAATGTGGTAATTATCTAG
- a CDS encoding tripartite tricarboxylate transporter permease: MIELVIACFIGILIGTTTGIIPGIHVNTAGAILFASSGALLTQVSPEFLCVLMVSMSIAHALIEFVPSMLLGVPQEGTATSILPGHRMVLEGRAKEVIRIVSVGGFGAIIVTIIMLPLFSIALPILHDTIKPYTWMILLVASVYLTYSLTANFRDFLWSMLLFILSGILGWILFQTPITSGVTLMCTFSGLFGISTILFSLNDSSTLPHQNPFYELNIDYNKFKSIFAGGITGAILGFLPGFGPAQGTVIAQAVSGTNDNNDDDTVNFLLATSGLNISDCLFSLMAIYIIGNPRSGIAVYMSYLISEMNMNHLIIFIFASLLAVSVSLAVSLKLGDSFSRLMGMVDYKKLSIGVILLQILILYIFIFYYKAPIAYMTIALITSTALGMLPHYIGVGKSHLMGVLIIPAIVIYMKMFI, encoded by the coding sequence ATGATAGAATTAGTTATAGCATGTTTTATAGGCATATTAATTGGAACAACAACAGGAATTATTCCCGGAATCCATGTCAATACTGCAGGAGCAATATTGTTTGCATCGTCAGGAGCATTGTTAACCCAAGTTTCACCAGAATTTCTTTGTGTGTTGATGGTTTCCATGTCAATTGCACATGCATTGATTGAATTTGTACCCTCAATGCTTTTAGGAGTTCCACAGGAAGGAACAGCAACATCAATACTTCCAGGACACCGAATGGTATTGGAAGGTAGAGCAAAGGAAGTTATAAGAATAGTATCTGTCGGAGGTTTTGGAGCAATAATTGTGACAATCATAATGCTTCCACTCTTTTCAATAGCCCTACCCATTCTTCATGATACAATAAAACCGTACACATGGATGATTCTTCTTGTTGCATCAGTTTACTTAACATATAGTTTAACAGCAAATTTTAGAGATTTCCTGTGGTCAATGCTTTTATTTATACTATCCGGAATTCTAGGATGGATCTTGTTTCAGACACCCATCACCTCAGGAGTTACATTAATGTGCACATTCTCAGGACTTTTTGGAATAAGCACAATATTATTTAGTTTAAATGACTCCTCCACACTACCTCACCAAAACCCATTTTATGAACTAAACATAGATTACAATAAGTTCAAGAGCATCTTTGCAGGAGGAATAACAGGAGCAATTTTAGGTTTTCTTCCAGGCTTTGGACCAGCACAGGGAACAGTTATAGCGCAAGCAGTAAGTGGAACTAACGACAATAATGATGATGATACAGTTAATTTCCTGCTTGCAACATCAGGACTCAATATTTCAGATTGCCTATTTTCACTAATGGCAATATACATTATTGGAAATCCCAGAAGTGGAATTGCAGTTTACATGTCTTATCTAATTTCAGAAATGAACATGAATCATCTGATAATTTTTATATTTGCATCATTGCTTGCAGTATCAGTTTCACTGGCAGTGTCATTAAAATTAGGAGATTCATTTTCCAGACTAATGGGGATGGTTGATTATAAAAAATTATCAATTGGAGTAATTTTACTTCAAATTTTAATATTGTACATATTCATATTTTATTATAAAGCCCCAATTGCATATATGACAATAGCACTTATTACCTCAACAGCCCTCGGGATGCTACCCCATTACATTGGTGTTGGAAAGTCCCATCTGATGGGTGTTTTAATAATTCCAGCAATTGTGATATATATGAAGATGTTTATTTAG
- a CDS encoding MarR family transcriptional regulator, with protein MIEYDDIIKESPFLANHLITLNKTHDFYMNKHIKNGTEILPSQYYMLMFLYYEMGTTQSDIAKACLMDRSGVSRAFKDFECKGLIERKVNEDNKRAYKIKLTEKGIETAEFLIQKEKEWDNMICEELDISREDLLKILSKVSLKSLEFNRNQF; from the coding sequence ATGATTGAATATGACGATATAATTAAAGAGTCACCATTTCTCGCAAATCATTTAATTACATTGAATAAAACTCATGATTTTTACATGAATAAACACATTAAAAATGGAACTGAAATATTACCAAGCCAATATTATATGCTAATGTTCTTATATTATGAAATGGGAACCACACAATCAGATATTGCAAAAGCTTGTTTGATGGATAGAAGCGGAGTTTCAAGAGCTTTTAAAGATTTTGAATGCAAAGGACTTATTGAAAGAAAGGTTAACGAAGACAACAAAAGAGCATATAAGATAAAATTAACTGAAAAAGGCATCGAAACTGCTGAGTTTTTAATCCAGAAAGAAAAAGAATGGGACAATATGATTTGTGAAGAGCTGGACATATCCCGTGAAGATTTGTTAAAAATATTATCAAAAGTGTCCTTGAAATCATTAGAATTCAATAGAAATCAGTTCTAA
- the feoB gene encoding ferrous iron transport protein B: MKKLIVGLAGNPNVGKTTVFNQLTGMRQHVGNWPGKTVERAEGHFEHGDYGYDLVDLPGNYALSAHTMEEIVSRDFIVDDDSDVIVNVVDAANLERNLYLTVQMMELGANLVLAVNMNDFARKKDHIIDMELMSELLGFPVIEINAKTKDGFEELLNTVEEVAENPNDSSEKLSYSNDIKGHLAELQEVIEQDDDLLKVPSVWTAVKLLEKDTIVIDKVQHSPQGSKIMVEVDKVSKHLYDVYRDGPEEVIASARYAFIDGLVAEAVSKPAVEKETMTDKIDKVVTDRILAPFIFLIIMWLMFQVTFTVGAPFQDLISQLFDSLSAWVGTFLGGGLLESFVCDGIIGGVGGVLTFLPIIILMFLFLSILEDCGYLARAAFTLDKIMHKIVGLHGKAFIPMILGFGCGVPAIMATRTMENEGDRMLAMMLVPFMSCTARLPIYAIFVAAFFSDNGGNVLLAIYLLGIVVALVVAAILKRTMFKGLSTPFVMELPTYKVPSVKGALLHTWEKVKGFLRKAGTIILVCSIILWALQNIYPWGGNDPQMSLLGMIGTTIAPIFAPLGFGTWQAAVAILAGLSAKEVVVSTFGTLAGMEGDDEAGITHLIQNSFTPLSGFSFMAFTLLYTPCIAVIGAIKNETNGYRWALTMCGITVVTAYIVSFLIYNIGLFK, translated from the coding sequence ATGAAAAAATTAATTGTGGGATTAGCAGGGAACCCTAATGTGGGTAAAACTACTGTTTTCAATCAATTAACTGGTATGCGTCAACATGTAGGTAACTGGCCGGGTAAAACTGTTGAAAGAGCAGAAGGTCACTTTGAACATGGTGATTATGGATATGATCTTGTTGACTTGCCAGGGAATTATGCATTGAGTGCTCATACTATGGAAGAAATCGTCTCAAGAGATTTCATTGTAGATGATGACTCTGATGTGATTGTTAATGTGGTTGATGCTGCAAATCTTGAACGTAATTTATATTTAACAGTTCAAATGATGGAATTAGGTGCTAACTTAGTTTTAGCAGTTAATATGAATGATTTTGCAAGAAAAAAGGATCACATCATTGATATGGAATTGATGAGTGAGCTTTTAGGATTTCCGGTTATTGAAATTAATGCTAAAACAAAGGATGGTTTTGAAGAATTATTGAATACTGTCGAAGAAGTAGCTGAAAATCCTAATGATTCAAGTGAAAAACTGTCATACAGTAATGATATTAAGGGCCATTTAGCAGAACTTCAGGAAGTCATTGAACAGGATGATGACTTATTGAAGGTTCCTTCAGTTTGGACTGCTGTTAAATTATTAGAAAAAGATACAATAGTCATAGACAAAGTTCAACATTCTCCTCAAGGATCAAAAATCATGGTTGAAGTTGATAAGGTAAGTAAACATTTGTATGATGTTTACAGAGATGGTCCTGAGGAAGTTATTGCAAGTGCAAGATATGCATTCATTGATGGTTTGGTGGCTGAAGCAGTTAGCAAGCCGGCTGTTGAAAAAGAAACTATGACTGATAAAATTGATAAAGTTGTAACCGATCGTATTTTGGCTCCATTTATATTTCTTATAATAATGTGGTTAATGTTTCAGGTAACATTTACTGTTGGAGCTCCATTCCAAGATTTGATTAGTCAATTGTTTGATTCATTGAGTGCATGGGTAGGTACATTCCTTGGCGGTGGCCTACTTGAATCATTTGTATGTGATGGTATCATTGGGGGAGTAGGTGGTGTTCTTACTTTCTTGCCGATTATTATTTTAATGTTCTTGTTCCTAAGTATATTGGAGGACTGTGGTTATCTTGCAAGAGCTGCATTTACATTGGATAAGATTATGCACAAGATTGTCGGTCTTCATGGTAAGGCATTCATTCCTATGATTTTAGGATTTGGGTGTGGTGTACCTGCTATTATGGCAACAAGAACCATGGAAAATGAAGGGGACCGTATGCTTGCTATGATGCTTGTTCCATTCATGTCATGTACTGCAAGATTACCTATTTATGCAATATTTGTTGCAGCATTCTTCTCAGATAATGGTGGTAACGTATTGCTTGCAATTTACTTGTTGGGTATTGTTGTAGCACTTGTTGTGGCAGCTATTCTTAAAAGAACAATGTTTAAAGGATTGTCAACTCCATTTGTTATGGAACTTCCGACATACAAAGTGCCTTCCGTAAAAGGAGCATTATTGCATACTTGGGAAAAGGTAAAAGGATTCTTAAGAAAAGCAGGAACAATCATTCTTGTCTGTTCCATCATATTGTGGGCATTGCAGAACATATATCCTTGGGGAGGAAACGATCCTCAAATGAGTCTTTTGGGAATGATTGGTACAACAATCGCTCCAATATTTGCACCATTAGGATTTGGAACATGGCAAGCTGCTGTGGCTATTCTCGCAGGATTATCTGCTAAAGAAGTGGTTGTATCTACATTCGGTACTCTTGCAGGAATGGAAGGGGATGATGAGGCAGGAATCACTCATTTGATTCAAAATTCATTTACACCATTGTCCGGATTTTCATTCATGGCTTTTACTTTGCTTTATACTCCATGTATTGCAGTTATCGGTGCGATTAAAAATGAAACCAATGGTTACAGATGGGCGTTAACTATGTGCGGTATTACTGTAGTGACTGCTTATATTGTTTCATTCCTGATTTACAACATTGGTCTTTTCAAATAA
- a CDS encoding ferrous iron transport protein A: MKTLKDAKPGETVTLVRYHNTGDVDLRRHLLGMGFVKGAKITLKKVATLGDPIEMSIKGYDICLRKEEAANIEVE; this comes from the coding sequence ATGAAAACCTTAAAAGATGCAAAACCTGGTGAAACAGTAACTTTAGTTAGATACCATAACACTGGGGATGTAGATTTAAGAAGACATTTATTAGGTATGGGTTTCGTTAAAGGAGCTAAGATTACCCTTAAAAAAGTAGCTACTTTAGGTGATCCTATTGAAATGAGTATCAAAGGCTATGATATATGTCTTCGTAAAGAAGAAGCTGCAAATATTGAAGTTGAATAG
- a CDS encoding ATP-binding cassette domain-containing protein, with translation MEQIHLETKNLSFTYPDGTKALKNVNIQIKKGEKIAIIGANGAGKSTLFSHFNGLTEPTSGHIEIDGEKIVYNREELLKVRQKVGIVFQDPNDQLFAPTVKEDVAFGPMNLGLDYDEVKNRITEALEMVGMSGFEEKTPHHLSGGQQKRVAIAGIIAMRPEIMILDEPTAGLDPEGVDKVLNILNDLNSKGMSIVISSHDIEMVNHFADKIFVLHHGEIIAQGDKHEIFSDKELLKTAHLKAPITTEILYKLKENGFDVDTHKITVDETVEEILNKIK, from the coding sequence ATGGAACAAATTCATTTAGAGACAAAAAACTTATCTTTTACTTATCCTGATGGAACTAAAGCTTTAAAAAATGTCAATATTCAAATTAAAAAAGGAGAAAAAATTGCAATCATAGGTGCTAACGGTGCCGGTAAATCAACACTCTTTTCACATTTTAACGGTTTAACAGAACCTACATCAGGACACATTGAAATTGATGGAGAAAAGATAGTTTATAACCGTGAAGAACTACTTAAAGTAAGACAAAAAGTAGGAATCGTATTTCAGGACCCTAATGATCAGTTATTTGCACCAACTGTTAAAGAAGATGTTGCCTTTGGACCCATGAATTTAGGCCTTGATTATGATGAAGTCAAAAACAGAATTACAGAAGCACTTGAAATGGTTGGAATGAGCGGTTTTGAAGAGAAAACACCACACCATTTAAGTGGAGGTCAACAAAAAAGAGTGGCTATTGCAGGAATTATTGCAATGAGGCCCGAAATAATGATTCTAGATGAACCAACTGCAGGTCTTGACCCTGAAGGTGTTGATAAAGTATTAAATATTTTAAATGACCTCAACTCCAAAGGAATGAGTATTGTAATTTCATCACACGATATTGAAATGGTAAACCATTTTGCAGACAAAATATTTGTTCTACATCATGGAGAGATAATTGCTCAAGGAGATAAACACGAAATTTTTTCCGATAAAGAATTATTAAAAACAGCCCACCTAAAAGCACCAATAACAACTGAAATTCTTTATAAATTAAAAGAAAATGGATTTGATGTTGATACACATAAGATAACCGTCGATGAGACAGTTGAAGAAATATTAAATAAAATAAAATAG